One genomic segment of Paraburkholderia phymatum STM815 includes these proteins:
- a CDS encoding AMP-binding protein gives MTAAQGFFDARDLLLRHRTDYERAYAEFKWPKLDEFNWALDYFDVVAQGNHNPALWIVDDPAQQGLKLSYAQMAERSSQMANFLRRLGVARGDRLLLMLPNRVELWDVMLAAMKLGAIVLPATTQLSPDDVRDRVQIGGANVVVVDSVETAKFDGLDAALKRISVGAPRDGWTDIAGAYESSPAFTPDGITRASDPMLLYFTSGTTSKPKLVEHTHQSYPVGHLSTMYWIGLQPDDIHWNISSPGWAKHAWSCFFAPWNAQACVFVFNFARFVPKETLDVLVRCNVTTLCAPPTVWRMLVQEPLASYPVKLREIVGAGEPLNPEIIERVRHAWNITIRDGYGQTETTCQIGNPPGQPVVPGSMGRPLPGYRVELVDADDHPVTEGEIALPLDARPLGLMTGYANNAKATEHAMRNGYYHTSDVAMRRDDGYLVYVGRSDDVFKSSDYRLSPFELESVLIEHEAIAEAAVVPSNDPLRLSVPKAFVTVRHGFEAGPELARDVFRFSREKLAPYKRIRRLQFSDLPKTISGKIRRVELRRRELERTAEPARLPDEYWEEDFPELRNGNGN, from the coding sequence ATGACGGCAGCCCAAGGCTTTTTCGACGCGCGCGATCTGCTCTTGCGCCATCGCACGGACTACGAGCGCGCGTACGCAGAGTTCAAATGGCCAAAACTCGATGAGTTCAACTGGGCGCTCGATTATTTCGACGTCGTTGCTCAAGGCAACCACAACCCTGCCCTTTGGATCGTCGACGACCCCGCACAGCAAGGACTGAAACTCTCGTATGCGCAGATGGCCGAGCGCTCGTCGCAGATGGCAAATTTTCTGCGCAGACTCGGCGTCGCGCGCGGCGACCGCCTTCTGCTCATGCTGCCCAATCGCGTCGAACTGTGGGACGTGATGCTCGCGGCAATGAAGCTCGGCGCCATCGTGCTGCCCGCCACCACGCAACTGTCGCCCGACGATGTGCGCGACCGCGTCCAGATCGGCGGTGCAAATGTCGTCGTGGTCGATAGCGTGGAGACCGCCAAGTTCGATGGACTCGATGCCGCGCTGAAACGCATCTCGGTCGGCGCGCCGCGCGACGGCTGGACCGACATCGCCGGCGCATACGAGTCATCGCCGGCGTTCACGCCCGATGGCATCACGCGCGCCTCCGATCCGATGCTGCTGTACTTCACGTCGGGCACGACGTCGAAGCCGAAGCTCGTCGAGCACACGCATCAGAGCTATCCCGTCGGCCATCTGTCGACCATGTACTGGATCGGCCTGCAACCCGACGACATCCACTGGAACATCAGCTCGCCCGGCTGGGCCAAGCACGCGTGGAGCTGTTTCTTCGCGCCGTGGAACGCGCAGGCGTGCGTGTTCGTCTTCAACTTCGCGCGCTTCGTGCCGAAGGAAACGCTCGACGTGCTGGTGCGCTGCAACGTCACGACGCTCTGCGCGCCACCCACCGTGTGGCGCATGCTCGTGCAGGAGCCGCTCGCGTCGTACCCCGTCAAGCTGCGCGAGATCGTCGGCGCGGGCGAGCCGTTGAATCCGGAGATCATCGAGCGCGTGCGGCATGCATGGAACATCACGATCCGCGACGGCTACGGGCAGACGGAAACCACCTGCCAGATAGGCAATCCGCCGGGGCAGCCGGTCGTGCCCGGATCAATGGGGCGTCCGCTGCCGGGCTATCGCGTCGAACTCGTCGATGCCGACGATCATCCCGTGACGGAAGGCGAAATCGCGTTGCCGCTCGACGCGCGCCCGCTCGGCCTGATGACGGGCTACGCGAACAACGCGAAGGCCACCGAACACGCGATGCGCAACGGCTACTACCACACGTCCGATGTCGCGATGCGGCGCGACGACGGCTATCTCGTCTATGTGGGACGCTCGGATGACGTGTTCAAGTCGTCCGATTACCGGTTGAGTCCGTTCGAACTCGAAAGCGTGCTGATCGAGCACGAAGCAATTGCCGAGGCGGCCGTCGTGCCGAGCAACGATCCGCTGCGCCTGTCGGTGCCGAAGGCCTTCGTCACCGTGCGACATGGTTTCGAAGCCGGCCCGGAACTCGCGCGCGACGTGTTCCGCTTTTCGCGCGAAAAGCTCGCACCCTACAAGCGCATTCGACGCCTTCAGTTCAGCGATCTGCCCAAGACGATCTCAGGCAAGATCCGCCGCGTCGAACTGAGGCGGCGGGAACTGGAGCGCACGGCCGAGCCCGCGCGTTTGCCCGACGAGTACTGGGAAGAGGACTTCCCCGAGCTTCGCAACGGCAACGGCAACTGA
- a CDS encoding (2Fe-2S)-binding protein encodes MPRTIARPQFTPHEAPERSGAPHAPAVPGVTIAVELNVNGTSYALSLDPRTTLLDALREHLHLTGTKKGCDHGQCGACTVHVNGRRVNACLSLAATHEGDTITTIEGLGEPDALHPMQAAFVECDGYQCGYCTAGQIMSAVALLGEAVGPDDADVREAMSGNLCRCGAYQNIVTAIQSVRGKR; translated from the coding sequence ATGCCTCGCACCATCGCACGACCCCAGTTCACGCCGCACGAAGCGCCCGAACGCAGCGGCGCCCCGCACGCTCCTGCCGTTCCGGGCGTCACGATTGCCGTCGAACTGAACGTGAACGGCACGTCTTACGCGCTGTCGCTCGATCCGCGCACGACTCTGCTCGATGCATTGCGCGAACATCTGCATCTGACGGGCACGAAAAAGGGCTGTGATCACGGCCAGTGCGGCGCGTGCACAGTGCACGTGAACGGCCGCCGCGTGAACGCCTGTCTGTCGCTCGCCGCCACGCATGAGGGCGACACGATCACGACCATCGAAGGCCTTGGCGAGCCCGACGCGCTTCATCCGATGCAGGCCGCGTTCGTCGAATGCGACGGCTATCAGTGCGGCTATTGCACGGCCGGACAGATCATGTCGGCCGTCGCGCTGCTCGGCGAAGCCGTCGGCCCCGACGATGCGGACGTGCGCGAAGCGATGAGCGGCAACCTGTGTCGCTGCGGCGCGTACCAGAACATCGTCACGGCCATCCAGTCCGTGCGCGGCAAGCGCTGA
- a CDS encoding enoyl-CoA hydratase yields the protein MTELDYAHDGSVALLTLRRPPANAFTPDGLLQLQQTVLRLNGEVNVRAIVITGDGPKFFSAGADLNTFADGNKEVARLAATRFGAAFETLQNARPVVIAAINGYAMGGGLECALACDIRVAEQHAVMALPETAVGLLPCGCGTQTLPSLVGEGWAKRIVLTGERVDAPTALRIGLVEEVVEKGAARSFALAMAARVAGLSPQAVTFSKELIQQARNGVPRPAALAVERERFVDLFDGADQREGVNAFLEKRAPRWQTTQTAQTTESQR from the coding sequence ATGACCGAACTCGATTACGCGCACGACGGCAGCGTCGCGCTGCTGACCTTACGGCGCCCGCCTGCAAATGCATTCACGCCTGACGGGCTGTTGCAGTTGCAGCAGACCGTGTTGCGCCTCAACGGCGAAGTGAACGTACGCGCGATTGTCATCACGGGCGACGGCCCGAAGTTCTTTAGCGCGGGCGCCGACCTCAACACGTTCGCCGACGGCAACAAGGAAGTCGCGCGTCTCGCGGCGACACGCTTCGGCGCCGCATTCGAGACCCTGCAAAACGCACGGCCCGTCGTGATCGCGGCGATCAACGGCTATGCGATGGGCGGCGGGCTCGAATGCGCGCTCGCGTGCGATATCCGTGTTGCCGAACAGCATGCGGTGATGGCGCTGCCGGAAACGGCCGTCGGTCTGCTGCCATGCGGATGCGGCACGCAGACGCTGCCTTCGCTTGTGGGCGAAGGCTGGGCAAAGCGCATCGTGCTGACGGGCGAACGCGTCGATGCGCCGACGGCACTGCGCATCGGTCTCGTCGAAGAAGTGGTCGAGAAAGGCGCGGCACGCAGCTTCGCGCTTGCCATGGCGGCGCGCGTCGCGGGACTGAGTCCGCAGGCCGTGACTTTCAGCAAGGAACTGATCCAGCAGGCGCGCAACGGCGTGCCGCGCCCGGCCGCGCTCGCCGTCGAACGCGAGCGCTTCGTCGATCTGTTCGATGGCGCAGATCAGCGCGAGGGCGTCAATGCGTTCCTCGAAAAACGCGCACCGCGATGGCAAACCACGCAGACCGCGCAAACGACGGAGTCGCAACGATGA
- a CDS encoding enoyl-CoA hydratase/isomerase family protein yields MSAVLHEPMQEREVLLRVVNRVAIVTLNRPVALNALSHDMVRDLAALIERCRHDSEIVAVVLRGAGAKGFCAGGDVRALHGMRQRNDSGWQQFFIDEYRLDYALHTFPKPVVALLDGITMGGGMGLGQAARLRIVTERTKIAMPETRIGFLPDVGATRFLSVMPTEIELYVGLTGATLTGADALHCGLADLCVPSEWLDTFEERLLRVSTADMATGDLLHALRTVFEPPCNIVPHAGLRAFTQAIMRHFDRRSGIERIVATLRQDLEREHAREMRQWLQATCDALTSHSPTMLCVTRDALLRGRQMTLAECFRMELGIVTRAIEEGDFSEGVRAHLVDKDRKPRWAPASLAEVRPERVRHFLSSPWRTQAHPLASLGVEPAVA; encoded by the coding sequence ATGAGCGCTGTCCTTCACGAACCCATGCAGGAACGAGAAGTGCTGCTTCGCGTCGTCAATCGCGTCGCGATCGTCACGCTCAACCGGCCTGTTGCGCTCAATGCGCTATCGCACGACATGGTGCGCGACCTGGCCGCGCTGATCGAGCGTTGCCGCCACGATAGCGAGATCGTCGCCGTCGTGCTGCGTGGCGCAGGCGCGAAAGGCTTCTGCGCCGGCGGCGATGTGCGCGCGCTGCATGGCATGCGCCAGCGCAACGACAGCGGCTGGCAGCAGTTCTTCATCGACGAATACCGCCTCGACTACGCGCTGCACACGTTTCCGAAGCCCGTCGTCGCGCTGCTCGACGGCATCACGATGGGTGGCGGCATGGGACTCGGCCAGGCAGCGCGGCTGCGTATCGTCACGGAGCGCACGAAGATTGCGATGCCGGAGACGCGCATCGGTTTTCTGCCCGATGTCGGCGCGACGCGCTTTCTTTCTGTGATGCCGACGGAGATCGAACTGTATGTCGGACTGACGGGCGCGACGCTCACAGGCGCAGATGCGCTCCACTGCGGGCTCGCGGATCTGTGCGTGCCATCCGAATGGCTCGATACGTTCGAAGAACGCCTGCTGCGCGTGTCGACAGCCGACATGGCTACCGGCGATCTGCTGCACGCGTTGCGCACCGTGTTCGAGCCGCCGTGCAACATCGTCCCGCATGCGGGGCTCCGTGCTTTCACCCAGGCGATCATGCGGCATTTCGACCGGCGTTCGGGCATCGAGCGCATCGTCGCGACGCTGCGCCAGGATCTCGAGAGAGAGCATGCACGCGAGATGCGTCAATGGTTGCAGGCCACCTGCGATGCACTCACGTCGCACTCGCCGACCATGCTGTGCGTGACGCGCGATGCGCTGTTGCGCGGCCGTCAAATGACGCTCGCCGAATGCTTCCGCATGGAACTGGGCATCGTCACGCGCGCGATCGAGGAGGGCGATTTCAGCGAGGGCGTGCGCGCGCATCTCGTCGACAAGGACCGCAAGCCGCGCTGGGCGCCCGCGTCGCTTGCAGAAGTGCGGCCCGAGCGCGTGCGGCATTTTCTGTCGTCGCCGTGGCGGACACAGGCGCATCCGCTCGCGAGTCTCGGCGTGGAGCCCGCTGTCGCGTAA
- the mmsB gene encoding 3-hydroxyisobutyrate dehydrogenase has protein sequence MKIGFIGLGNMGAPMAHNLLKAGHTLNVFDLNPHAVQSLTAAGATAKETPKAASTDVEYVITMLPAAAHVRAVLAGADGILAGIAKNVTIIDSSTIDPASVTTFAELANLNGNTFVDAPVSGGTGGATAGTLTFMVGGSPTAYEHVKPVLQAMGKNIVHCGETSTGQVAKICNNLVLGITMAGVSEAMALGEALGIDPKVLGGIINTSTGRCWSSDTYNPFPGVIETAPSTRGYTGGFGTDLMLKDLGLATDAARLARQPIYLGALAAQLYQTMSSKGAGKLDFSAVIKLYRNEGDA, from the coding sequence ATGAAGATCGGCTTCATAGGACTGGGCAACATGGGCGCGCCAATGGCGCACAACCTGCTAAAAGCGGGCCATACGCTAAATGTGTTCGATCTGAACCCGCACGCAGTGCAATCATTAACGGCGGCGGGTGCAACTGCAAAAGAAACACCAAAAGCAGCCTCCACGGACGTGGAATACGTAATAACCATGCTCCCGGCGGCGGCACACGTACGAGCGGTGTTAGCAGGAGCAGACGGCATCCTCGCGGGCATCGCGAAGAACGTGACGATCATCGACTCGAGCACCATCGACCCAGCGAGCGTAACCACCTTCGCCGAACTGGCTAACCTGAACGGCAATACGTTCGTGGACGCGCCAGTGTCCGGCGGCACAGGCGGCGCAACAGCCGGCACACTCACCTTCATGGTCGGCGGCAGCCCAACAGCGTACGAGCACGTAAAGCCAGTCCTGCAAGCAATGGGCAAAAACATCGTCCATTGCGGCGAGACCTCGACCGGCCAGGTCGCAAAGATCTGCAACAACCTCGTGCTCGGCATCACGATGGCGGGTGTCTCCGAAGCGATGGCGCTCGGCGAGGCACTCGGCATCGATCCCAAAGTGCTCGGCGGCATTATCAATACGTCGACAGGCCGCTGCTGGAGTTCGGACACCTATAACCCGTTCCCCGGCGTGATCGAGACGGCACCATCGACACGCGGCTATACAGGCGGCTTCGGCACCGACCTGATGCTGAAGGATCTCGGCCTCGCTACCGATGCCGCCAGGCTCGCGCGCCAACCCATCTATCTCGGCGCGCTCGCGGCGCAGCTCTATCAGACGATGAGCAGCAAAGGCGCTGGCAAGCTCGACTTCTCCGCCGTCATCAAGCTGTACCGCAACGAAGGAGACGCGTGA
- a CDS encoding xanthine dehydrogenase family protein molybdopterin-binding subunit: MSTVSDSLLSVVGQPQSRIDGPLKVSGRAQYTSDIDLPDMLYAVPVCATIASGRVTSLEFAAAQSMPGVRVVLHRGNVGRFYRIAGNSMDTGYVDEARPPFEDDVIRYYGQYVAAVVADTFEAASAAAAAVKVGYETAEHDVADELEPAGEPQVQSERGDAAAAYDKSEVQLDETYVTPVETHNPIELHASIADWDGDGYTFYETTQAVSNHQGTLMQMLGLPRERVRVISRYLGSGFGGKLWVWPHTLLAAASSRHTGQPVKLVVSRKMMFQNVGHRPTTQQRMRLSADRSGKLTSVRHDYLNHAALADDYEESCGEITPVLYSVPALRVTSGLARRNVGSPTSMRGPGAVPGLYALESAMNELARKLDIDPVAFRLMNEPSVDESTGLPFSSRHFVECLKTGAEKFGWAQRTAAVGSMTRDGMTLGWGVGACGWPGLRFSAEATVDLCADGTARVVCGTQDLGTGTYTVLAQLVAGHVGIPIDKVQVVLGDTMLPPGPISGGSAATASVIPAVLQAARAATDRVLARAVAVEASPFHGADKDTLAFGAGRVHRKTDAPQQGVPFAQILQAAKMHAASGEGSAQGGFDDPLKKHHSIYSYGAHFAEVTWHPETARLRVSRVVTVIDGGRMINPRAARNQVEGAVVMGVGMALFEHTVYDPQNGAPINSNLADYIVASHADAPALDVSFLDYPDPVFNELGARGIAEIGLAGVAAAITDAVHHATGVRVRKLPVMIEDLLAG; this comes from the coding sequence ATGTCCACTGTGTCCGATTCCCTGCTGTCCGTCGTCGGGCAGCCGCAATCGCGCATTGACGGTCCGCTGAAAGTCAGCGGACGCGCGCAGTACACGTCCGATATCGATCTGCCTGACATGCTGTACGCCGTGCCCGTGTGCGCGACGATTGCGAGCGGCCGCGTGACGTCGCTCGAATTCGCCGCCGCGCAGTCGATGCCCGGCGTGCGGGTCGTTCTGCATCGCGGCAACGTGGGGCGCTTCTATCGCATTGCGGGCAATTCGATGGACACGGGCTACGTCGACGAAGCGCGCCCGCCGTTCGAAGACGACGTGATCCGTTATTACGGCCAGTATGTGGCCGCTGTCGTCGCCGATACATTTGAAGCGGCGAGCGCTGCCGCGGCGGCCGTCAAGGTCGGCTACGAAACGGCGGAGCATGACGTCGCCGACGAACTCGAGCCAGCCGGCGAACCGCAGGTTCAGAGCGAACGCGGCGACGCGGCGGCTGCCTATGACAAAAGCGAAGTGCAACTCGACGAGACCTATGTGACGCCCGTCGAAACGCACAACCCCATTGAGTTGCATGCGAGCATTGCGGATTGGGACGGCGACGGCTACACGTTTTACGAGACCACGCAGGCCGTCTCCAATCATCAGGGCACGCTGATGCAGATGCTCGGCTTGCCCAGGGAACGTGTGCGCGTGATCTCGCGCTATCTCGGCTCGGGCTTTGGCGGCAAGCTGTGGGTGTGGCCGCATACGCTGCTCGCGGCGGCCTCATCGCGCCATACGGGGCAGCCGGTGAAACTCGTCGTGAGCCGCAAGATGATGTTCCAGAACGTCGGCCATCGTCCGACGACGCAGCAGCGCATGCGACTTTCAGCCGACAGGTCGGGCAAGCTTACGTCGGTTCGTCACGACTACCTGAATCATGCCGCACTCGCCGACGACTACGAGGAAAGCTGCGGCGAGATCACGCCCGTGCTGTACAGCGTGCCGGCTTTGCGTGTGACATCGGGACTCGCGCGGCGCAACGTCGGTTCGCCGACGTCGATGCGCGGGCCTGGCGCCGTGCCCGGCCTGTACGCGCTCGAATCGGCGATGAACGAACTCGCCCGCAAGCTCGATATCGACCCCGTCGCATTCCGTTTGATGAACGAGCCGAGCGTCGATGAGTCGACGGGCTTGCCGTTTTCGTCGCGGCATTTCGTCGAATGTCTGAAGACGGGCGCAGAAAAATTCGGCTGGGCGCAGCGCACGGCGGCAGTCGGCTCCATGACGCGCGACGGCATGACGCTCGGCTGGGGTGTCGGCGCGTGCGGCTGGCCTGGGCTGCGTTTTTCAGCGGAGGCCACCGTCGATCTGTGCGCGGACGGCACGGCGCGCGTCGTGTGCGGCACCCAGGACCTCGGCACGGGGACGTACACGGTGCTCGCGCAACTGGTCGCGGGCCACGTGGGCATTCCCATCGACAAGGTTCAGGTGGTGCTCGGCGATACGATGCTGCCGCCCGGGCCGATTTCGGGCGGATCGGCGGCGACAGCCTCCGTGATACCCGCCGTGCTGCAGGCAGCGCGCGCCGCGACAGACAGGGTCCTCGCACGTGCCGTGGCTGTCGAAGCGTCGCCATTTCACGGCGCGGACAAGGACACGCTCGCATTCGGCGCGGGGCGCGTGCATCGCAAGACGGATGCGCCGCAGCAGGGCGTGCCGTTCGCGCAGATTCTGCAGGCCGCGAAGATGCACGCGGCTTCAGGCGAGGGCAGTGCGCAGGGCGGCTTCGACGATCCGCTCAAAAAGCACCATTCGATCTACTCGTATGGCGCGCATTTCGCCGAGGTCACGTGGCACCCGGAAACCGCGCGGCTGCGTGTGAGCCGCGTCGTGACGGTGATCGACGGCGGGCGGATGATCAATCCGCGCGCCGCGCGAAATCAGGTGGAAGGCGCGGTGGTGATGGGCGTCGGCATGGCGCTGTTCGAGCACACGGTGTACGACCCGCAAAACGGCGCGCCCATTAACAGCAATCTCGCGGATTACATCGTCGCGTCGCATGCGGATGCGCCCGCGCTCGACGTCTCGTTTCTCGACTATCCCGACCCCGTGTTCAACGAACTGGGTGCGCGCGGAATCGCGGAAATCGGGTTGGCGGGCGTGGCGGCCGCCATCACGGATGCCGTGCATCACGCGACGGGCGTGAGAGTGCGCAAGCTGCCCGTGATGATCGAGGACCTGCTCGCGGGCTGA
- a CDS encoding FAD binding domain-containing protein, which translates to MELFQLSRATDVRDAVMAGAASRTAQQGAQVRFLAGGTTLLDLMKLDVEHPARVVDISRLPLDRVETTDEGGVRIGATVRNADLALHPLIHEPYAVLSQALLAGASAQLRNMATTGGNLLQRTRCVYFRDTAMPCNKRMPGSGCAARTGFNRTMAILGTSDACIATNPSDMNVALAALGATIQILGVKGTRTVSIDDFHLLPGDTPERETVLEPGDLVTHVTLPPIPGSRSLYLKLRDRASYEFALASAAVVVNISEGRIARAQVALGGVGTKPWHAREAEAELAGAVPDAASFARAADAALADAKPQSQNGFKIELARRCLIHALTQVTQSV; encoded by the coding sequence ATGGAACTGTTCCAGCTTTCACGGGCGACCGACGTGCGCGACGCCGTCATGGCGGGCGCCGCGTCGCGCACGGCGCAACAGGGTGCGCAAGTGCGCTTTCTGGCGGGCGGCACGACATTGCTCGATCTGATGAAGCTCGACGTCGAGCACCCGGCGCGTGTGGTCGATATCAGCCGGCTGCCGCTCGATCGCGTCGAAACCACCGACGAGGGCGGCGTGCGCATCGGCGCGACCGTGCGCAATGCCGACCTCGCGCTGCATCCGCTGATCCACGAACCGTACGCGGTGTTGTCGCAAGCGCTGCTGGCGGGCGCGTCCGCGCAGCTGCGCAACATGGCGACGACGGGCGGCAACCTGCTTCAACGCACGCGCTGCGTGTACTTTCGCGATACCGCCATGCCCTGCAACAAGCGCATGCCCGGTTCGGGCTGTGCGGCACGCACCGGCTTCAACCGCACGATGGCGATACTCGGCACGAGCGACGCGTGCATCGCGACGAATCCGTCGGACATGAACGTCGCGCTTGCGGCGCTCGGCGCGACGATCCAGATTCTGGGAGTGAAGGGCACGCGCACCGTCTCCATCGACGACTTCCATCTGCTGCCGGGCGATACGCCCGAGCGCGAAACCGTGCTCGAACCCGGCGATCTCGTCACGCACGTGACGCTGCCGCCGATTCCCGGCAGCCGCTCGCTGTATCTGAAGCTGCGCGATCGCGCGTCGTACGAGTTCGCGCTGGCGTCGGCGGCCGTGGTCGTCAACATCTCGGAGGGGCGCATCGCGCGCGCGCAGGTCGCGCTCGGTGGCGTCGGTACGAAGCCGTGGCATGCGCGCGAGGCCGAGGCCGAACTCGCGGGCGCCGTGCCCGATGCAGCGAGCTTCGCGCGTGCCGCCGATGCCGCGCTCGCCGACGCGAAGCCGCAGAGCCAGAACGGCTTCAAGATCGAACTGGCGCGGCGCTGCCTGATTCATGCGTTGACGCAGGTGACGCAATCCGTCTGA
- a CDS encoding CoA-acylating methylmalonate-semialdehyde dehydrogenase — MSAIATTVAGQKVETVKLLINGEFVESNATEWRDIVNPATQEVLARVPFATQQEVDAAIRAAHAAFATWKNTPIGARMRIMLKYQALIREHMPRIAKTLTAEQGKTLPDAEGDIFRGLEVVEHACSIGTLQQGEFAENVAGSVDTYTLRQPIGVCAGITPFNFPAMIPLWMFPMAIVCGNTFVLKPSEQDPLSTMQLVELAIEAGVPKGVLNVVHGGKEVVDSLCTHELVKAISFVGSTAVGTHVYNLGSQYGKRVQSMMGAKNHAVVLPDANREQTLNALVGAGFGAAGQRCMATSVVVLVGASKDWLPELVEKAKTLKVNAGHEPKTDVGPVVSRAAKARILGLIEKGVEEGATLALDGRDVDVAGYADGNFVGPTVFSDVTVGMEIYKTEIFGPVLCVMTVPTLDDAIALVNSNPMGNGVGLFTQSGAAARKFQSEIDVGQVGINIPIPVPVPFFSFTGSRGSKLGDLGPYGKQVVQFYTQTKTVTARWFDDATVGDGVNTTIALR, encoded by the coding sequence ATGAGCGCAATCGCAACGACAGTCGCAGGCCAGAAGGTCGAGACCGTAAAGCTGCTGATCAACGGCGAATTCGTCGAATCGAACGCGACCGAGTGGCGCGACATTGTGAATCCGGCGACGCAGGAGGTCCTCGCACGCGTGCCCTTCGCGACACAACAGGAAGTGGACGCCGCGATCCGCGCTGCGCACGCCGCATTCGCAACATGGAAGAACACGCCGATCGGCGCGCGCATGCGCATCATGCTGAAGTATCAGGCGCTCATTCGCGAACATATGCCGCGCATCGCGAAGACGCTGACGGCCGAGCAGGGCAAGACGCTACCCGATGCAGAAGGCGATATTTTCCGCGGCCTGGAAGTGGTCGAGCACGCGTGCTCGATCGGCACGCTGCAACAGGGCGAATTCGCGGAGAACGTGGCGGGCAGCGTCGATACCTATACGCTGCGCCAGCCGATCGGCGTATGCGCGGGCATCACGCCGTTCAACTTCCCCGCGATGATTCCCCTGTGGATGTTCCCGATGGCGATCGTGTGCGGCAACACATTCGTGCTGAAGCCGTCGGAGCAGGACCCGCTGTCGACGATGCAGCTCGTCGAACTCGCGATCGAAGCGGGCGTGCCGAAGGGCGTGTTGAACGTCGTGCATGGCGGCAAGGAGGTGGTCGATTCGTTGTGCACGCATGAACTGGTGAAAGCGATTTCGTTCGTCGGTTCGACGGCCGTGGGCACGCATGTGTACAACCTTGGCAGCCAGTACGGCAAGCGCGTGCAATCGATGATGGGCGCGAAGAATCATGCTGTGGTGTTGCCTGACGCGAATCGGGAGCAGACCTTGAATGCGCTGGTGGGTGCCGGCTTCGGCGCGGCGGGGCAGCGGTGCATGGCGACTTCCGTTGTGGTGCTGGTGGGTGCGTCGAAGGACTGGTTGCCCGAACTTGTCGAGAAGGCGAAGACGTTGAAGGTGAATGCGGGTCATGAGCCGAAGACGGATGTCGGGCCGGTTGTATCGCGTGCTGCGAAGGCGCGGATTCTGGGTCTGATCGAAAAGGGTGTGGAGGAGGGCGCGACCCTGGCGCTCGATGGACGCGATGTGGATGTTGCTGGCTACGCCGATGGGAACTTTGTCGGGCCTACGGTGTTTAGCGACGTGACCGTGGGGATGGAAATCTACAAGACGGAGATCTTTGGGCCTGTGCTGTGTGTGATGACCGTGCCGACTCTTGACGATGCGATCGCGCTGGTGAATAGCAACCCGATGGGCAATGGTGTCGGTCTCTTCACGCAGAGCGGTGCCGCGGCGCGCAAGTTCCAGAGTGAAATCGATGTTGGACAGGTGGGGATCAATATTCCGATTCCCGTGCCGGTGCCTTTCTTCAGTTTTACTGGCTCGCGGGGATCGAAGCTTGGGGATCTTGGGCCTTATGGCAAACAGGTCGTGCAGTTCTATACGCAGACGAAGACTGTTACCGCCCGGTGGTTCGATGATGCCACTGTTGGCGATGGCGTGAACACCACTATCGCTCTGCGGTAG